Within Aspergillus oryzae RIB40 DNA, chromosome 2, the genomic segment AGTCTGGAGAGGCAGACATGGAGATGCTGGGTCTGCACCTCATGAAAGTCCCACAGGAGATCTTGGATACACTGCCGATATACACATATCCGGATTGGAGCGCATTGGGTGACACCCCCGAGTCCAACGACAAGAGTTCCTTACGGTccaaagaagtccaagaatacacggaggaaaaggagaaaacaCTCACAAATCCCGACGCCATCACAGCGGACGGGGTACGGGATGACAAgcaagaaagccaagaaaaagaagagccgGGAGACGAACAATCATCGGGCGATGCCAACAACTCCCCCAGCGCGCCGTCCCGTTCGTCGTCAATCAGCACCTGTGCCAAAGGCCGCCCTCCCAAGCTCAAGAGGCTGAGCCATTCGCAGACCACATGTGCCATCTGCCTCGAGGACTTCGTCCCGCATGATTCTACTGTCCGCGAGCTCACCTGCAGTCATATTTTCCACGTCGAGTGCATCGATGCGTCGCTGACGCGGAATAGCTGTCTATGTCCGATGTGCAAGAAAAGCGTTTTTCCGCCAGGGTACTACCCGGTGCCCATCACCAATAGGGTAGTCCATCGAGATTTCATGATGCGGAGGGCGAATTCGGCTTGAGTTGGACTTTGTTCGGGCGTCGGTTTGTGTGGCTGTCTTTGGTGGATATACGTTATGATACCCTGCGTgtttggttgtttgttttttggtATAGGTCATATCCTTATAAAGCATAGATCTCCAGCTGTTGAATTTGGGTCTTGAGGATTTTTATCGTGTTTCCGTACATTCTTGTTTGGTAGAACGAAAGATAGCATTCAGTACTGGGGAAAGATCTAAGGGTAACAAATATAACATTATTTATCGTTATCTCGTACCCG encodes:
- a CDS encoding uncharacterized protein (predicted protein); its protein translation is MPSLWGFILAILGTILVLSMIVLLCYQLVQKRRRERLQRRIESGEADMEMLGLHLMKVPQEILDTLPIYTYPDWSALGDTPESNDKSSLRSKEVQEYTEEKEKTLTNPDAITADGVRDDKQESQEKEEPGDEQSSGDANNSPSAPSRSSSISTCAKGRPPKLKRLSHSQTTCAICLEDFVPHDSTVRELTCSHIFHVECIDASLTRNSCLCPMCKKSVFPPGYYPVPITNRVVHRDFMMRRANSA